One Sanguibacter keddieii DSM 10542 genomic window carries:
- the dapA gene encoding 4-hydroxy-tetrahydrodipicolinate synthase has product MAHPTSPSRPFGTMLTAMVTPFTADGAVDLEAAVSLATHLVDVGHDGLVLNGTTGESPTTHAPEKADLVRAVVDAVGDRAVVVAGAGSNDTDHSIRMAEQSAAAGAHGLLVVSPYYSRPSQEGIVQHTVAIADSTDLPVMVYDIPGRSGVRLTGDTYARLAEHEKIVAVKDATGDVYAAAQHISRTGLAWYSGDDALYLAFLAHGAVGLVSVVGHVVGRELVEIGAAFQAGDHARATGLFVGIVPVIDAVMGGGFGVVMIKSALVALGLVPDGRLRLPQVDATPAEAAAVREALRTVGLLDGPTSR; this is encoded by the coding sequence ATGGCGCACCCGACCTCCCCCTCCCGCCCCTTCGGCACGATGCTCACCGCGATGGTGACCCCGTTCACCGCCGACGGCGCGGTCGACCTGGAGGCTGCGGTCTCCCTCGCGACGCACCTCGTGGACGTCGGTCACGACGGCCTGGTCCTCAACGGGACCACGGGGGAGTCGCCCACCACGCACGCGCCCGAGAAGGCCGACCTCGTCCGCGCCGTCGTCGACGCGGTCGGGGACCGCGCGGTGGTGGTGGCCGGCGCGGGCTCCAACGACACCGACCACTCGATCCGCATGGCCGAGCAGTCTGCCGCGGCCGGGGCGCACGGGCTGCTCGTGGTGTCGCCGTACTACTCGCGCCCCTCGCAGGAGGGCATCGTCCAGCACACCGTCGCGATCGCCGACTCGACCGACCTGCCGGTGATGGTCTACGACATCCCTGGCCGGTCTGGTGTCCGGCTGACCGGCGACACCTACGCGCGCCTCGCCGAGCACGAGAAGATCGTGGCCGTGAAGGACGCCACCGGGGACGTCTACGCCGCCGCGCAGCACATCTCGCGCACCGGTCTGGCCTGGTACAGCGGTGACGACGCCCTGTACCTCGCCTTCCTGGCGCACGGTGCCGTGGGGCTCGTGAGCGTCGTCGGCCACGTGGTCGGCCGTGAGCTCGTCGAGATCGGCGCCGCCTTCCAGGCCGGCGACCACGCGCGGGCGACCGGGCTGTTCGTCGGCATCGTCCCCGTGATCGACGCGGTCATGGGCGGGGGCTTCGGCGTCGTCATGATCAAGTCGGCCCTCGTCGCCCTCGGCCTCGTCCCGGACGGGCGCCTGCGGCTCCCGCAGGTCGACGCCACGCCCGCCGAGGCGGCCGCGGTGCGCGAGGCGCTGCGCACCGTCGGCCTGCTCGACGGCCCCACGTCGCGCTGA
- a CDS encoding dihydrofolate reductase — protein MTEPCTGATTSEVPQPVPAQRVGLVWAQARDGVIGAGGTMPWHLPEDGAHFRRTTAGAAVVMGRATWDSLPERFRPLPGRTNVVLTRSPGLELTGAVVVGSLDEALAVAADAAPGRTWVMGGGEVYRQALAQADLLVVTEIDTEVEGDTRAPEIGDGWDAEPVVGDSTDADGWSTSRTGLRFRFVEHRRTGTTA, from the coding sequence ATGACGGAGCCGTGCACGGGCGCGACGACGTCCGAGGTGCCGCAGCCGGTCCCCGCGCAGCGGGTGGGTCTCGTCTGGGCGCAGGCCCGGGACGGTGTCATCGGCGCCGGGGGGACCATGCCCTGGCACCTCCCCGAGGACGGGGCGCACTTCCGCAGGACGACCGCGGGGGCGGCCGTCGTCATGGGGCGCGCCACGTGGGACTCGCTCCCCGAGAGGTTCCGTCCGCTCCCCGGGCGCACCAACGTGGTGCTCACCCGGTCGCCGGGCCTCGAGCTGACCGGAGCGGTGGTGGTCGGGTCGCTCGACGAGGCGCTCGCGGTCGCCGCCGACGCGGCCCCGGGCCGGACCTGGGTCATGGGTGGCGGCGAGGTCTACCGCCAGGCGCTGGCTCAGGCCGACCTGCTGGTCGTCACCGAGATCGACACGGAGGTCGAGGGGGACACCCGGGCCCCGGAGATCGGCGACGGGTGGGACGCGGAACCCGTCGTGGGTGACTCGACCGACGCGGACGGGTGGTCGACCTCGCGGACCGGGCTGCGGTTCAGGTTCGTCGAGCACCGCAGGACCGGCACGACCGCCTGA
- a CDS encoding thymidylate synthase: protein MTSTPVGTPASDVPTQYEDLLRHVMAHGTRKSDRTGTGTRSVFGHQMRFDLSEGFPLVTTKRVHLRSVVGELLWFLRGDSNVGWLQENGVRIWNEWADDDGELGPVYGVQWRSWPTPDGQHVDQVAQVLETLRTNPDSRRMIVSAWNVADLDAMALMPCHAFFQFYVADGRLSCQLYQRSADLFLGVPFNIASYALLTHMVAQQVGLEVGDFVWTGGDCHVYDNHVDQVAELLGREPYPFPRLELRQAASLFDYTFDDVTVEGYQHHPTIPAPVAV from the coding sequence ATGACTTCTACGCCCGTGGGGACACCAGCGTCCGACGTCCCGACGCAGTACGAGGACCTGCTCCGTCACGTGATGGCGCACGGCACCCGCAAGAGCGACCGTACCGGGACCGGCACACGGAGCGTCTTCGGCCACCAGATGCGTTTCGACCTGTCGGAGGGGTTCCCGCTCGTCACCACCAAGCGGGTGCACCTGCGCTCTGTGGTCGGCGAGCTCCTGTGGTTCCTGCGGGGCGACTCGAACGTCGGCTGGTTGCAGGAAAACGGCGTGCGCATCTGGAACGAGTGGGCCGACGACGACGGCGAGCTCGGTCCGGTGTACGGCGTGCAGTGGCGGTCGTGGCCCACCCCCGACGGCCAGCACGTCGACCAGGTCGCCCAGGTCCTCGAGACGCTGCGGACGAACCCGGACTCGCGCCGCATGATCGTCTCGGCGTGGAACGTCGCCGACCTCGACGCCATGGCCCTCATGCCGTGCCACGCCTTCTTCCAGTTCTACGTCGCGGACGGCCGGCTCTCGTGCCAGCTGTACCAGCGCTCGGCCGACCTCTTCCTCGGGGTGCCGTTCAACATCGCGAGCTATGCCCTGCTGACGCACATGGTGGCCCAGCAGGTCGGTCTTGAGGTCGGCGACTTCGTGTGGACGGGGGGCGACTGCCACGTCTACGACAACCACGTCGACCAGGTGGCGGAGCTGCTCGGCCGCGAGCCCTACCCGTTCCCGCGCCTCGAGCTGCGCCAGGCAGCCTCGCTGTTCGACTACACCTTCGACGACGTGACGGTCGAGGGGTACCAGCACCACCCCACGATCCCCGCGCCGGTCGCGGTATGA
- a CDS encoding NAD-dependent succinate-semialdehyde dehydrogenase, which translates to MSSSPLSPAVAAHLPTTLLVDGRWQPSSTGATFEVSDPSTEETLFDVADGSPEDGVRALDAAHTHAEVWRRASPRTRSDVLRDVFDALTHRAEDVAAIITAECGKPLAESRAEVTYGAEFVRWYAEQAVRVPGLVRTSPAGGGTQMVHRRPVGPALLITPWNFPLAMLTRKIAPALAAGCTVVVKPARLTPLTTLFVAEIVREALVAHGLPGGILNVVPTSSSREVTGPLLADPRLRKLSFTGSTPVGRSLLESAAGGVLKTSMELGGNAPFLVFGDADLDAAVEGAMVAKMRNSGQTCVAANRFLVHESVAEDFTDRLTAAFDALVVGPGTQDGVTVGPLIEAAAVESVDAVVQSAVDAGARVRTGGSAPSGRGHFYLPTVLDRVPRDSTVVTDETFGPVAPVVTFGSDDDGIELANSTEYGLVAYAYTRDLARALRLSDSLEAGMIGINRGLVSDASAPFGGLKQSGLGREGGEAGLDEYLETVYVAM; encoded by the coding sequence ATGAGCAGCTCACCCCTCTCCCCCGCCGTCGCAGCCCACCTCCCCACGACGCTCCTCGTCGACGGTCGGTGGCAGCCGTCGAGCACCGGGGCGACCTTCGAGGTCTCCGACCCGTCGACGGAGGAGACGCTCTTCGACGTGGCGGACGGCTCGCCCGAGGACGGCGTCCGCGCTCTCGACGCCGCCCACACCCACGCCGAGGTCTGGCGCCGAGCCTCGCCCCGCACCCGGTCGGACGTCCTCCGGGACGTCTTCGACGCCCTCACCCACCGCGCCGAGGACGTCGCCGCGATCATCACCGCCGAGTGCGGCAAGCCGCTCGCCGAGTCGAGGGCCGAGGTCACCTACGGTGCCGAGTTCGTCCGGTGGTACGCCGAGCAGGCCGTCCGCGTCCCCGGTCTCGTCCGCACCTCCCCCGCCGGCGGTGGCACCCAGATGGTCCACCGCAGGCCCGTCGGCCCCGCGCTGCTCATCACCCCCTGGAACTTCCCCCTCGCGATGCTCACCCGCAAGATCGCCCCGGCGCTGGCGGCCGGCTGCACCGTGGTGGTCAAGCCTGCGCGGCTCACCCCGCTCACGACGCTCTTCGTGGCCGAGATCGTGCGCGAGGCCCTCGTGGCGCACGGCCTCCCCGGCGGGATCCTCAACGTGGTGCCGACGTCGTCGTCCCGTGAGGTCACGGGACCGCTGCTCGCGGACCCACGGCTCCGCAAGCTCTCCTTCACCGGGTCGACGCCGGTCGGCCGCTCTCTGCTTGAGAGCGCTGCGGGCGGGGTGCTCAAGACCTCGATGGAGCTGGGCGGCAACGCGCCCTTCCTCGTGTTCGGCGACGCCGACCTCGACGCCGCCGTCGAGGGGGCGATGGTCGCCAAGATGCGCAACTCCGGCCAGACCTGCGTCGCGGCCAACCGCTTCCTGGTCCACGAGTCCGTCGCCGAGGACTTCACCGACCGGCTCACCGCAGCCTTCGACGCGCTGGTGGTCGGTCCGGGCACGCAGGACGGCGTGACGGTCGGGCCGCTCATCGAGGCGGCTGCGGTCGAGTCGGTCGACGCGGTCGTCCAGTCCGCGGTCGACGCCGGTGCCCGCGTCCGCACCGGCGGGAGCGCCCCCTCGGGCCGCGGTCACTTCTACCTCCCGACCGTCCTCGACCGGGTGCCGCGCGACAGCACCGTGGTCACGGACGAGACCTTCGGCCCGGTCGCCCCCGTCGTCACCTTCGGCTCGGACGACGACGGCATCGAGCTCGCCAACAGCACGGAGTACGGGCTGGTCGCGTACGCCTACACGCGTGACCTCGCCCGTGCGCTGCGCCTGTCCGACTCCCTCGAGGCGGGGATGATCGGGATCAACCGCGGTCTGGTCTCCGACGCGAGCGCGCCCTTCGGCGGGCTCAAGCAGTCCGGTCTGGGCCGCGAGGGCGGCGAGGCCGGGCTCGACGAGTACCTCGAGACCGTCTACGTCGCGATGTGA
- a CDS encoding GNAT family N-acetyltransferase: MALFTESADVSVRPSLPEDADHVVRVQVEAWRAAHGEALGDDALAALDVEQMRERWETAIASPPGRDFAVLVACERADVVGFVAVAPGQVVALEVLPVAQRAGHGSRLLAAAVDRLRADGADDVTTWVLEGDTAREAFFAGAGLAEDGRSRVLDVAGRPVAERRWSASLAR, encoded by the coding sequence ATGGCACTGTTCACCGAGTCCGCAGACGTCTCCGTCCGCCCGTCGCTCCCGGAGGACGCCGACCACGTGGTCCGCGTCCAGGTCGAGGCGTGGCGAGCGGCGCACGGCGAGGCGCTGGGCGACGACGCGCTCGCCGCCCTCGACGTCGAGCAGATGCGCGAGCGCTGGGAGACGGCGATCGCGTCGCCGCCCGGCCGGGACTTCGCGGTGCTGGTCGCCTGCGAGCGGGCAGACGTCGTCGGTTTCGTGGCCGTCGCGCCAGGACAGGTCGTGGCGCTCGAGGTGCTGCCTGTCGCCCAGAGGGCGGGGCACGGCTCACGGCTGCTCGCGGCAGCCGTCGACCGCCTGCGCGCCGACGGGGCCGACGACGTCACCACCTGGGTGCTCGAGGGCGACACCGCCCGCGAGGCGTTCTTCGCCGGTGCGGGTCTGGCCGAGGACGGCCGGTCGCGCGTCCTGGACGTGGCCGGGCGACCCGTGGCCGAGCGCCGCTGGTCGGCGTCGCTCGCCCGCTGA
- the dapB gene encoding 4-hydroxy-tetrahydrodipicolinate reductase — protein sequence MTGQPSQTIRVAVLGADGRMGRAVCAAVDAAPDLELVATVRAGDDLASSLDGVDVAVDFTVPSVTEGNVRTLVDVGVHAVVGTTGWTDESRGRIRDQLAARAADGVSVGVLIAPNFGLSAVLAMTFAAKAARFFESVEVVELHHPDKIDAPSGTARHTAAAIAAARREAGVAPSPDATETGLEARGVDVDGVRVHAVRLRGLVAHEEILLGNEGEQLVIRQDSFDRVSFMPGVLLAIREVVTRPGLTVGLENVLDLS from the coding sequence GTGACTGGACAGCCCTCTCAGACGATCAGGGTCGCGGTGCTCGGCGCCGACGGCCGCATGGGACGCGCGGTCTGCGCCGCCGTCGACGCCGCCCCGGACCTGGAGCTCGTCGCGACGGTGCGCGCCGGCGACGACCTCGCGTCGAGCCTCGACGGTGTCGACGTCGCGGTCGACTTCACGGTGCCCTCCGTGACCGAGGGCAATGTGCGCACGCTCGTCGACGTCGGCGTCCACGCGGTGGTCGGCACCACTGGCTGGACGGACGAGAGCCGCGGGCGGATCCGTGACCAGCTCGCCGCACGGGCCGCCGACGGAGTCTCGGTCGGCGTGCTCATCGCCCCGAACTTCGGCCTCAGCGCCGTCCTCGCCATGACCTTCGCGGCCAAGGCGGCACGGTTCTTCGAGTCGGTCGAGGTCGTCGAGCTGCACCACCCCGACAAGATCGACGCCCCCAGCGGCACCGCGAGGCACACCGCCGCCGCGATCGCCGCTGCACGGCGCGAGGCCGGTGTCGCGCCGAGCCCTGACGCGACCGAGACGGGCCTGGAGGCCCGCGGCGTGGACGTCGACGGCGTGCGCGTGCACGCGGTACGCCTACGAGGGCTCGTCGCCCACGAGGAGATCTTGCTCGGCAACGAGGGGGAGCAGCTGGTCATCCGGCAGGACTCCTTCGACCGGGTCTCCTTCATGCCCGGGGTGCTGCTCGCGATCCGCGAGGTCGTCACCCGGCCCGGCCTCACGGTCGGCCTGGAGAACGTGCTCGACCTCTCGTGA
- a CDS encoding M16 family metallopeptidase, with product MPWNLPLDPAGSPANELTAGQDGATIRRSVLPGGVRVLTEHMPGLRSATLGAWVGVGSRDETSGHFGSTHFLEHLLFKGTQRRTAMDIAEAFDAVGGEANAATGKEHTCYYARVLDSDLPMAVDVITDMVTSARLDEAELETERGVILEELAMNDDDPADVVHEEFAAAVLAGHALGRPIGGTPDTIRAVPRAAVWEHYQWHYRPETLVISAAGGVDHDALCAQVAQALTDGGWDLAAGASPRARRDSADITGVGEVGTELTVRRSVEQGNVIIGSTGLSATDDRRFVMSVLSAVLGGGMSSRLFQEIREKRGLAYSTYSFASGHGGIGTFGLYAGCAPAKIDEVSELMVVELEKLADSGITTSELARSIGQLSGGLVLGLEDSGSRMSRLGKADLVTGELLSVAESLERIRSVTAEEVQALAKDLADRPRSTVRVGPFGD from the coding sequence GTGCCCTGGAACCTGCCGCTCGACCCCGCCGGCTCACCGGCGAACGAGCTGACCGCCGGGCAGGACGGTGCGACGATCCGTCGCTCCGTCCTGCCCGGCGGGGTCCGGGTGCTCACCGAGCACATGCCGGGCCTGCGGTCAGCAACCCTCGGTGCCTGGGTGGGCGTCGGCTCTCGAGACGAGACCAGCGGCCACTTCGGATCGACACACTTCCTCGAGCACCTGCTCTTCAAGGGCACGCAGCGCCGCACCGCGATGGACATCGCGGAGGCCTTCGACGCCGTCGGTGGTGAGGCCAACGCCGCCACCGGCAAGGAGCACACCTGCTACTACGCGCGGGTGCTCGACTCCGACCTGCCCATGGCGGTCGACGTCATCACCGACATGGTGACCTCAGCGCGCCTCGACGAGGCCGAGCTCGAGACCGAGCGTGGCGTCATCCTCGAAGAGCTCGCGATGAACGACGACGACCCCGCGGACGTCGTCCACGAGGAGTTCGCGGCTGCGGTCCTCGCCGGCCACGCCCTCGGGCGCCCGATCGGCGGGACCCCCGACACCATCCGTGCCGTCCCGCGCGCCGCGGTGTGGGAGCACTACCAGTGGCACTACCGGCCCGAGACGCTCGTCATCTCGGCCGCCGGCGGCGTCGACCACGACGCGCTCTGCGCCCAGGTGGCGCAGGCGCTCACCGACGGTGGCTGGGACCTCGCAGCCGGGGCCTCGCCCCGGGCACGCCGCGACTCCGCCGACATCACCGGTGTCGGCGAGGTCGGGACGGAGCTCACCGTCCGCAGGTCCGTCGAGCAGGGCAACGTCATCATCGGCTCGACCGGGCTCTCGGCCACGGACGACCGCCGCTTCGTCATGTCGGTGCTCTCCGCCGTCCTCGGCGGCGGCATGTCGTCGCGGCTCTTCCAGGAGATCCGCGAGAAGCGGGGCCTGGCGTACTCGACGTACTCCTTCGCGTCCGGGCACGGCGGCATCGGGACCTTCGGTCTCTACGCCGGCTGCGCACCGGCCAAGATCGACGAAGTGAGCGAGCTCATGGTCGTCGAGCTCGAGAAGCTCGCCGACTCGGGGATCACCACCTCCGAGCTCGCACGCAGCATCGGGCAGCTCTCCGGCGGCCTCGTGCTCGGCCTCGAGGACTCCGGCTCGCGCATGAGCCGCCTCGGCAAGGCAGACCTCGTCACCGGCGAGCTCCTCAGCGTCGCCGAGTCGCTCGAGCGGATCCGCTCGGTCACCGCCGAGGAGGTCCAGGCTCTCGCCAAGGACCTCGCAGACCGCCCGCGGTCCACGGTCCGCGTCGGTCCCTTCGGAGACTGA
- a CDS encoding polyribonucleotide nucleotidyltransferase — MEGPEIEFEEAVIDNGRFGTRTVRFETGRLARQAAGSAAAYLDGETMLLSATTVGKHPKDQFDFFPLTVDVEERMYAAGRIPGSFFRREGRPSTEAILTCRLIDRPLRPTFVKGLRNEVQVVVTVLAAHPDDAYDTLAINVASLSTQLSGLPFSGPVGAVRIALVDGQWVAFPKYSDKEKAVFDMVVAGRVAGDDVAIMMVEAEATDNSWTLIKDEGVAAPTEEVVAEGLEASKVFIRQLCEAQAALAARAAKPVREFPLFLDYQDDAYAAIEAQVATPLGQALTIADKQDRENRLDEIKAEALEALAGQFEGREKELSAAVRSVTKKLIRQRVLTDGVRIDGRGLADIRTLSAEVEVVPRVHGSAIFERGETQIMGITTLNMLRMEQQIDSLGPETRKRYMHNYNFPPYSTGETGRVGSPKRREIGHGALAERALVPVLPTREEFPYAIRQVSEALSSNGSTSMGSVCASTLSLLNAGVPLRAPVAGIAMGLISDTVDGKPRYAALTDILGAEDAFGDMDFKVAGTREFVTAIQLDTKLDGIPASVLGGALTQARDARFAILDVLGEAIDVPDEMSPHAPRVIAVKVPVDKIGEVIGPKGKMINQIQEETGADISIEDDGTVYIGATDGPSAEAARAAINAIANPHVPEVGERFVGTVVKIAPFGAFISLSPGKDGLLHISQIRKLVGGKRVENVEDVLSIGQKVQVEIGEVDPRGKLSLHAVVDEAEAGQADT; from the coding sequence GTGGAGGGTCCCGAGATCGAGTTCGAAGAAGCAGTCATCGACAACGGGCGCTTCGGCACCCGCACCGTCCGTTTCGAGACGGGCCGCCTGGCCCGCCAGGCAGCCGGCTCGGCCGCCGCGTACCTCGACGGCGAGACGATGCTGCTGTCGGCCACCACGGTCGGCAAGCACCCCAAGGACCAGTTCGACTTCTTCCCGCTGACGGTCGACGTCGAAGAGCGCATGTACGCCGCGGGACGCATCCCCGGCTCGTTCTTCCGCCGCGAGGGTCGCCCCAGCACGGAGGCCATCCTCACGTGCCGCCTCATCGACCGCCCGCTCCGCCCGACCTTCGTCAAGGGCCTGCGCAACGAGGTCCAGGTTGTCGTGACCGTCCTCGCCGCACACCCTGACGACGCGTACGACACCCTCGCGATCAACGTCGCGTCGCTGTCCACCCAGCTCTCCGGCCTGCCGTTCTCCGGCCCGGTCGGCGCGGTGCGCATCGCCCTCGTCGACGGCCAGTGGGTCGCGTTCCCCAAGTACTCCGACAAGGAGAAGGCCGTCTTCGACATGGTCGTCGCCGGTCGTGTCGCCGGGGACGACGTCGCGATCATGATGGTCGAGGCCGAGGCCACCGACAACTCCTGGACCCTCATCAAGGACGAGGGCGTCGCCGCCCCGACCGAGGAGGTCGTGGCCGAGGGCCTCGAGGCCTCGAAGGTCTTCATCCGTCAGCTCTGCGAGGCGCAGGCCGCGCTCGCCGCCCGCGCTGCCAAGCCGGTCCGCGAGTTCCCGCTGTTCCTCGACTACCAGGACGACGCCTACGCCGCGATCGAGGCGCAGGTCGCCACGCCGCTCGGCCAGGCGCTCACCATCGCGGACAAGCAGGACCGCGAGAACCGCCTCGACGAGATCAAGGCAGAGGCCCTCGAGGCCCTCGCCGGTCAGTTCGAGGGGCGCGAGAAGGAACTGTCCGCAGCCGTCCGCTCCGTCACCAAGAAGCTCATCCGCCAGCGCGTCCTCACCGACGGCGTCCGGATCGACGGTCGTGGGCTCGCGGACATCCGCACCCTCTCGGCCGAGGTCGAGGTCGTCCCCCGCGTGCACGGCTCCGCGATCTTCGAGCGTGGCGAGACCCAGATCATGGGCATCACCACCCTCAACATGCTCCGCATGGAGCAGCAGATCGACTCGCTCGGCCCGGAGACGCGCAAGCGCTACATGCACAACTACAACTTCCCGCCGTACTCGACCGGTGAGACCGGCCGTGTGGGAAGCCCCAAGCGTCGTGAGATCGGGCACGGTGCCCTCGCCGAGCGCGCCCTCGTCCCCGTCCTGCCGACCCGCGAGGAGTTCCCCTACGCGATCCGTCAGGTCTCCGAGGCGCTCAGCTCCAACGGGTCCACCTCGATGGGCTCCGTCTGCGCCTCGACCCTCTCGCTGCTCAACGCCGGTGTGCCGCTGCGCGCCCCGGTCGCCGGCATCGCGATGGGCCTCATCTCCGACACGGTCGACGGGAAGCCCCGCTACGCGGCGCTCACCGACATCCTCGGAGCCGAGGACGCCTTCGGCGACATGGACTTCAAGGTCGCCGGTACCCGTGAGTTCGTCACGGCCATCCAGCTCGACACGAAGCTCGACGGCATCCCCGCGTCGGTCCTCGGCGGCGCGCTGACCCAGGCCCGCGACGCCCGCTTCGCCATCCTCGACGTGCTCGGCGAGGCCATCGACGTGCCCGACGAGATGAGCCCGCACGCTCCTCGCGTCATCGCGGTCAAGGTCCCCGTGGACAAGATCGGCGAGGTCATCGGCCCGAAGGGCAAGATGATCAACCAGATCCAGGAGGAGACGGGCGCGGACATCTCCATCGAGGACGACGGCACCGTGTACATCGGTGCCACCGACGGCCCCTCCGCAGAGGCCGCCCGCGCAGCGATCAACGCGATCGCCAACCCCCACGTGCCCGAGGTGGGCGAGCGCTTCGTCGGGACGGTCGTCAAGATCGCTCCCTTCGGTGCCTTCATCTCCCTCTCGCCGGGCAAGGACGGGCTGCTGCACATCAGCCAGATCCGCAAGCTCGTCGGTGGCAAGCGCGTGGAGAACGTCGAGGACGTCCTGTCCATCGGCCAGAAGGTCCAGGTCGAGATCGGCGAGGTCGACCCGCGCGGCAAGCTGTCGCTGCACGCCGTGGTCGACGAGGCCGAGGCTGGGCAGGCTGACACCTGA
- the rpsO gene encoding 30S ribosomal protein S15, translated as MPLDTATKQRIMTEFATTEGDTGSPEVQVAMLTQRILDLTEHLKEHKHDHHSRRGLLLLVGKRRRLLGYLQKVDIERYRTLIGRLGLRR; from the coding sequence GTGCCCCTCGACACTGCCACGAAGCAGCGCATCATGACCGAGTTCGCCACGACCGAGGGTGACACCGGTTCGCCCGAGGTCCAGGTCGCGATGCTCACGCAGCGCATCCTCGACCTCACCGAGCACCTCAAGGAGCACAAGCACGACCACCACTCCCGTCGTGGTCTGCTCCTCCTCGTCGGAAAGCGTCGTCGCCTCCTCGGATACCTCCAGAAGGTCGACATCGAGCGCTACCGTACGCTGATCGGCCGTCTCGGCCTGCGTCGCTGA
- a CDS encoding DUF6297 family protein, producing the protein MHPLVTDPSEQLSGRELRRLTARAAAARSGSGAAEVLSTVASAVVCTAVVVGLVVGAADAVRGVLTLPGAGDAAAPVLSLGVVRLLLWAAVAALAGSLAARLGPVGVSDAGLRWWVPTAVDRSGLLVGSWWAALGAWAVGTSVAATLVAVVTGMPPTLGTLGAVSLLGAATGALVVASVGLLQAGGRGRPAQRVADGLVALVPLLGAVAVVVGGVRPDLDVPAAADRAGGAAGLDALSPPVALVVTLLVAASALVAAVVWRRTLGRVEASVLAERAGTAQHVGASALSLDTRELARALGRGRPGRPRRASRRLRLARGPASALLHSEVLALVRAPGVLLGTAALAGAAVVAQQVPALGSGGGLVVVAAVVGLRAAQAGARGAAEADVVPALDAMLPLGSRSTRLVRTVVPALTSAVVVVTSLAAAVRGLDGALWSWVLLLALAGAGFGAAAVRGAYRKPPDWSAPLLATPAGALPTGAVVSAARGPDLALLVVVPVGVALVAGTVTPVLLVAQTLVAVVAVLVASSVPATDQR; encoded by the coding sequence GTGCACCCGCTGGTCACCGACCCGTCGGAGCAGCTCTCCGGGCGTGAGCTCCGCCGCCTCACGGCGCGGGCCGCCGCGGCGCGCTCCGGCTCGGGCGCGGCTGAGGTCCTCAGCACCGTCGCCTCCGCGGTCGTGTGCACGGCGGTCGTGGTCGGGCTGGTCGTGGGGGCCGCCGACGCGGTCCGCGGCGTCCTGACGCTCCCCGGAGCAGGGGACGCAGCGGCACCTGTCCTGTCCCTCGGCGTCGTGCGTCTCCTGCTCTGGGCCGCGGTCGCCGCGCTGGCGGGGAGCCTCGCCGCACGCCTCGGTCCGGTCGGGGTCTCGGACGCCGGGCTGCGCTGGTGGGTCCCCACCGCGGTGGACCGGTCGGGGCTGCTCGTCGGGAGCTGGTGGGCTGCGCTCGGGGCCTGGGCCGTCGGTACCTCTGTCGCCGCGACCCTGGTGGCGGTGGTCACCGGGATGCCGCCGACCCTGGGGACGCTCGGGGCAGTCTCGCTGCTCGGCGCGGCGACAGGGGCGCTGGTGGTCGCGTCGGTCGGCCTGCTCCAGGCCGGTGGTCGTGGGCGCCCTGCGCAGCGCGTCGCCGACGGGCTGGTCGCGCTCGTGCCGCTGCTCGGGGCGGTCGCCGTGGTGGTGGGTGGCGTCCGCCCGGACCTGGACGTGCCGGCTGCTGCCGACCGGGCCGGGGGAGCGGCAGGTCTCGACGCGCTGAGCCCACCCGTCGCCCTCGTCGTGACCCTCCTGGTCGCTGCGTCGGCTCTCGTGGCGGCGGTGGTCTGGCGGCGCACGCTCGGCCGCGTCGAGGCCTCTGTGCTGGCGGAGCGCGCCGGCACCGCGCAGCACGTGGGGGCGTCGGCGCTGTCGCTCGACACGCGCGAGCTCGCCCGGGCGCTCGGTCGCGGTCGTCCCGGCCGGCCTCGACGTGCGTCCCGTCGGCTGCGGCTCGCGCGCGGACCGGCGTCAGCGCTGCTGCACTCCGAGGTGCTCGCGCTCGTCCGGGCTCCGGGGGTGCTGCTCGGGACCGCCGCGCTCGCCGGCGCCGCCGTGGTGGCGCAGCAGGTCCCGGCGCTCGGTTCCGGAGGTGGCCTCGTGGTGGTGGCGGCCGTCGTGGGCCTGCGCGCCGCGCAGGCCGGCGCGCGCGGGGCGGCCGAGGCCGACGTCGTCCCGGCCCTCGACGCGATGCTGCCGCTCGGGTCGCGCAGCACCCGGCTGGTGCGGACCGTCGTGCCCGCCCTGACCTCGGCGGTCGTCGTGGTCACCTCGCTGGCCGCTGCGGTGCGCGGGCTCGACGGCGCGCTCTGGTCCTGGGTCCTGCTGCTCGCCCTCGCAGGGGCAGGGTTCGGGGCCGCCGCGGTGCGCGGCGCCTACCGGAAGCCGCCGGACTGGTCGGCGCCCCTGCTGGCGACCCCGGCGGGCGCGCTCCCCACAGGGGCGGTCGTCTCGGCCGCGCGCGGCCCGGACCTCGCGCTCCTCGTGGTGGTCCCGGTCGGTGTCGCGCTCGTCGCGGGGACCGTCACACCGGTGCTGCTGGTCGCGCAGACGCTCGTGGCCGTCGTCGCGGTGCTCGTGGCGTCGTCCGTGCCGGCGACGGACCAGCGGTAG